One Perognathus longimembris pacificus isolate PPM17 chromosome 2, ASM2315922v1, whole genome shotgun sequence DNA segment encodes these proteins:
- the LOC125345383 gene encoding RNA/RNP complex-1-interacting phosphatase-like: protein MGMPRSKKKGGNQVPERWKDYVPVGHRMPGTCFIAFKVPLQKKFEVNLAPEEYFSPLDLFNKVQEQNEELGLIIDLTYTQRYYKPEELPETVSYFKIFTVGHQISDDDTIFKFKCAVNGFLKEKDNGKLIGVPCTNGLKRTGYLICRYLIEVEGMRPDDAIELFNRCRGHCIERQNYIEDLQNGPIRKNWNSGECGSVGVEDSAHAMGPVHTINKSVNQGPRYNLHRIHGYPAAPPRRFHLQTPNFQQSYRKFSQNQNIYQKGHMPPPGPAGEDCSQRRCFWNVKPNSSQPAQNKKWFASNYQRLSCPTYWRWTE from the coding sequence ATGGGGATGCCAAGAAGCAAGAAGAAGGGCGGAAACCAGGTCCCGGAAAGGTGGAAAGACTATGTACCAGTTGGACATCGGATGCCTGGGACTTGTTTTATTGCTTTCAAAGTTCCTTTGCAAAAGAAGTTTGAAGTGAATCTTGCTCCGGAAGAATACTTTTCCCCTTTGGATCTGTTTAACAAAGTCCAGGAACAAAATGAAGAGCTTGGATTGATTATTGATTTAACATATACTCAGCGATATTATAAACCAGAGGAGTTGCCAGAAAcggtttcttattttaaaatatttacagttgGGCATCAGATATCTGATGATGAcactatttttaaattcaaatgtgCTGTTAATggttttttgaaagaaaaagacaacgGCAAACTTATTGGTGTCCCCTGCACAAATGGCTTAAAAAGAACTGGCTATCTCATCTGCAGATATTTGATTGAAGTAGAAGGCATGAGGCCAGATGATGCAATTGAATTATTCAATAGGTGCCGAGGACATTGCATAGAAAGACAAAACTACATTGAAGACCTTCAGAATGGGCCTATCAGGAAGAATTGGAATTCTGGTGAATGTGGTTCAGTTGGTGTTGAAGACTCAGCACATGCCATGGGACCAGTCCACACCATTAACAAGTCTGTTAACCAAGGACCTAGGTACAACTTGCATCGGATCCATGGCTATCCAGCAGCACCTCCTCGGCGTTTTCACCTCCAGACTCCAAACTTCCAACAATCATATCGAAAATTTTCACAAAATCAGAACATTTACCAGAAAGGTCATATGCCTCCTCCTGGGCCTGCTGGAGAAGATTGTTCACAAAGAAGATGCTTTTGGAATGTAAAGCCAAATAGCAGTCAACCAGCCCAGAATAAGAAGTGGTTTGCCAGCAATTACCAAAGACTATCCTGCCCAACCTATTGGAGATGGACCGAATGA